The window ATCATCGCCAGCCTCGCCTTCCTCGTCATCGTCTATCTCTCGGGCAACGTGAAATTCGCCGAATATCTCGGCATCCCGCACGTCCCCGGCGCGGGCGAACTGGCGATCTTCGCCGCCGCGATCATCGGCGCCTGCCTGGCGTTCCTGTGGTTCAACGCGCCCCCCGCGGCGGTGTTCATGGGCGACACCGGCAGCCTCGCATTGGGCGGCGCGCTCGCGACGATCGCGGTGACCGCGCAGCACGAACTGGTGCTCGTCATCATCGGCGGCTTGTTCGTGGTCGAGGCGTTGTCGGTGATCATCCAGGTCGCCTGGTACAAACGCACCGGCAAACGCGTCTTCCGCATGGCGCCGATCCACCATCATTTCGAACAGCTCGGCTGGCCCGAATCGACCGTCGTGATCCGTTTCTGGATCGTGTCGATCGTTCTCGCGCTGGCAGGGCTTGCGACGCTCAAGCTCCGGTGATCACCAGCCGCGCCTTTGCCGGTCGCCGCTACGCGGTGCTGGGGCTGGCGCGCTCGGGGCTGGCTACCGTCGAGGCGCTCGTCGCCAGCGGCGCGGGCGTCACCGCATGGGACGACCGCGAGGATGCCCGCGACGAGGCGATGGCGCTCGGCGCCGACATCGGCAACCCGCTCGACATCGACCTGATCGGTTTCGCGGGCGTCGTCGTGTCGCCCGGCGTCCCGCTCAACCGCCACCCGATCGCCGCCCACGCGCGCGAGGCGCATGTGCCGGTGATCGGCGATGTCGAGCTGTTCGCCGAAGCGCGCGCGGAGCTGCCGCCGCACAAGGTCGTCGGCATCACCGGCACCAACGGCAAGTCGACCGTCACCGCGCTGGTCACCCATATGCTCGAAAGCGCGGGCATCCCGACGCTGATGGGCGGCAATATCGGCCTGCCGATCCTCAGCCGCGATCCGCTCCCCGAAGGCGGGGTCTATGTCCTCGAACTGTCGAGCTACCAGATCGACCTGTCGCACAGCCTCGCCTGCGATGTCGCGCTGCTCACCAACCTCACCCCCGACCATCTCGACCGCTACGACGGTTTCGCGGGCTATGCCGCGTCGAAGGCGCGGTTGTTCTCGCTCCAGCACCGGGATCAGGTCGCGATCGTCGCGGTCGACGACGACCCGTCGAAGATCATCGCGGGGCGGATCAATCACCGCCTGTTTCGCGTCTCGGGCAAGGATGTCGACCCCGTCGACCAGATGCGCTGGCCGGCGCTGCAGGGCCCGCACAATGCGCAGAACGCGGTCTGCGCGATCGCGGTGTGCCGGGTGCTCGGGTTGAACGACGAACAGATCGAACGCGGCCTCGCCACCTACAAGGCGTTGCCGCATCGCATGGAACTGGTCGGCGAAGTCGCTGGCGTCCGCTGGTACAATGACAGCAAGGCGACCAACGCGGCTTCCGCTGCACCGGCGCTGGCGGCCTTTCCGCCGGCGCCGGACCAGCGTCTGCACTGGATCGCCGGCGGGCAGGCCAAGGGCGACGGGTTGTCCGCCTGCCGTCCCTGGTTCGGACACGTCAAGCGTGCCTATCTGGTCGGCGAGGCGATGGACGGTTTCGCGGCCGAGATCGGCGATGCGATTCCCGTCGACCGTTCGGGCGACCTCGCGACTGCGGTCGCGCGTGCGGCGGCGGTCGCCGAGCCGGGCGACATCGTGTTGCTGTCGCCGGCCTGCGCGTCGTTCGACCAGTTCAAGAGTTTTGAGGAGCGCGGCGACCGGTTTCGCGCCATCGTCAAGGCATTCGGGGCATGAGCGGGGGGCTCGACAATATGGACGCGACGAACGAACGGCCGATCATCGCCACGACGCGCAGCAGCAAGCGGCGCGGCCCGCGGCTCAGCCGCGCCGACCGCACCCCGCTCGGGCTGTGGTTCTGGGAAATCGACCGCGTGCTGCTGCTGCTCGTGTCGATGCTGATCGCGGTCGGCCTCGTTGCGGTCACTGCCGCCTCGCCGGTCGCGGCGCAGAAGCTCTCGACCTCGACCGCCAGCCTCGACCCGCTTTATTATTTCTATCGCCAGCTGATGTGGGTGCTCGTCGGCGTGCCCGTGATGCTCGCGGTATCGATGCTGCCCAAACAGCAGGCGCGGCGCTTCGCGATCTACGGCACCATCACCTTCATGGGGCTGCTATTCCTCGTGCCCTTGATCGGGACCGAGGTGAACGGCGCGCAGCGCTGGCTCGGCAGCGGCATGTTCCGCCTCCAGCCGTCGGAGTTTCTCAAGCCCTTCTTCGCGGTCGCGCTCGCGTGGGTGCTGTCGCTGCGGTTGCAGGACCAGAGCCTGCCCGTCGTGCCGCTCAGCTTCGTGCTCACCGGCATCATCGCGATGCTGCTGATGGGCCAGCCCGACCTTGGCCAGACGATCATCTTCATCGCGACCTGGCTCGTCCTCGTCCTCGTCGCCGGCCTGTCGATGCGGATCATGGGCATGCTCGCGGGCGGCGGCCTCGCCGGCATCGTCCTCGCCTATTTCTTCTATCCGGTCGCGCAGCAGCGCATCAACATCTGGCTGTTCGCCGAGGGCGACAGTTTTCAGGTCGACAAGGCGCATGCGACGCTGACCGCCGGCGGGCTGATCGGCACCGGCCCCGGCGCGGGCCTCGCCAAATTCCAGCTGCCCGAGGCGCATACCGACTATATCTTCTCGGTGATCGGCGAGGAGTTCGGCATGATCGCCTGCATGGCGATCGCGATCCTCTATCTCGCGATCATCGTCCGTGTCCTCGTTCGCCTGCTCGACGAAGAGGACAGCTTCCTGATCCTCGCCGTCGCCGGCCTGATCGCGCAGTTCGGCGGACAGGCGATCATCAACATGGCGGTGAACACCCAGCTTTTCCCGTCGAAGGGGATGACCTTGCCCTTCATCAGCTACGGCGGCTCGTCGATGATCGCGCTGTCGATCGGCATGGGTTTGCTCTTGTCGCTGACCCGGCGGAACCCCTATGCCGCAAGGGTATCGATGACCCGCAACTGGAACAAAAAATGACGGCCCGCAAATGACCGCAACGCGCCATTATCTTCTCGCCGCCGGGGGTACCGGCGGCCACATGCTTCCCGCTTATGCGCTGGCGGGCGAGCTGATTTCGCGCGGCCACCGCGTCGCGCTGGTCAGCGACGACCGCGGCCTCAAGATTCCCGGCGCCCCCGCCGAACTCGAAACCCATGTCCTGCCCGCCGGGCGCGTCGCTGGCGGCCCCGTCGGCTGGGTCAAGGCGGCGCTGGCGATCCGCAAGGGGCGGCGCCTCGGCATCGAGTTGATCAATGAATTCGACCCCGCGGTCGTCGTCGGCTTCGGTGGCTATCCCTCGCTTCCCAGCCTGCTCGCCGCCAAGGCGACCGGGCGTCCGAGCGTGATCCATGAGCAGAACGCCGTGCTCGGCCGCACCAACCGGTTGATGGCCTCGCGCGTCGACGCGATCGCGGTCGCCTATCGCAACATCCATCGTTTCCCCGAAGCGCTGGCGCTCAAGCGCCACCTGACCGGCAACCCGGTGCGCGAGGAGGTCATCGCGATCCGCGAGGAAGGCTATCCGCCGCTTCCCGAGGACGGCATCCTGCGGCTGCTCGTCGTCGGCGGCAGCCTCGGCGCGACGGTGCTCAGCGAAGTCGTCCCCGCGGCGATCGCGATGCTGCCGCGCGCGCTGCTCGACCGGTTGCAGATCGTCCAGCAGGCGCGCGAGGCCGACCTCGAGGCGGTGCGCGCCAGATATGCCGAACTCGGCGTTGCCGCCGAATGCGCGCCCTATTTCGCCGATATCCCCGACCGCATGCGCTGGGCGCATCTGGTGATCGCGCGCGCGGGCGCCTCGACCGTCGCCGAACTCGCCTGCGCCGGCCGCCCGGCGGTGTTCATTCCCTATCCGCACGCGATGGACGATCATCAGACCTACAATGTCGCCGATCTCGTCGAGGCGGGTGGCGCGGTGTCCTTCGCCCAGCCCGACTTCACCGCCGCGGCGCTTGCCAAGCAGATCCAGCGCATGGCGCTCGAACCCGGCGCGCTAGAGGACGCCGCGGCACGCGCCGCGAGCTGCGGGCTTCCCGACGCGACGCGCGACCTCGCCGACCTCGTCGAATCGCTCGCCGCGCCGCCGATGATGGACGTCATCCGTGTCGGCGCCTCGTCGCGCTCGGCCGCCGTCGCGGGCGGCGTCGCCGCGACGCGTTCGGGAGACCGCTGATGCGCGGCGTCGCGACCGACATCGGCACCATCCACTTCATCGGCATCGGCGGCATCGGCATGTCGGGAATCGCCGAGGTGATGCACAACCTCGGCTATCAGGTGCAGGGCAGCGATATCGCCGACGGCTATGTGATCGAGGGGCTGCGCAAGCGCGGCATCAAGGTCGCGATCGGCCATGAGGCGTCGAACGTCGATGGCGTCGCGGTCGTCGTGACCTCGACCGCGGTCAAGCGCGGCAATCCCGAGGTCGAGGCGGCCTTGGCCGGCCGCATCCCGATCGTCCGCCGCGCCGAAATGCTCGCCGAACTGATGCGGCTGAAATCGACCGTCGCGATCGCCGGCACGCACGGCAAGACGACGACGACCAGCCTCGTCGCGGCATT is drawn from Sphingopyxis sp. OPL5 and contains these coding sequences:
- a CDS encoding FtsW/RodA/SpoVE family cell cycle protein; amino-acid sequence: MSGGLDNMDATNERPIIATTRSSKRRGPRLSRADRTPLGLWFWEIDRVLLLLVSMLIAVGLVAVTAASPVAAQKLSTSTASLDPLYYFYRQLMWVLVGVPVMLAVSMLPKQQARRFAIYGTITFMGLLFLVPLIGTEVNGAQRWLGSGMFRLQPSEFLKPFFAVALAWVLSLRLQDQSLPVVPLSFVLTGIIAMLLMGQPDLGQTIIFIATWLVLVLVAGLSMRIMGMLAGGGLAGIVLAYFFYPVAQQRINIWLFAEGDSFQVDKAHATLTAGGLIGTGPGAGLAKFQLPEAHTDYIFSVIGEEFGMIACMAIAILYLAIIVRVLVRLLDEEDSFLILAVAGLIAQFGGQAIINMAVNTQLFPSKGMTLPFISYGGSSMIALSIGMGLLLSLTRRNPYAARVSMTRNWNKK
- the murG gene encoding undecaprenyldiphospho-muramoylpentapeptide beta-N-acetylglucosaminyltransferase, which translates into the protein MTATRHYLLAAGGTGGHMLPAYALAGELISRGHRVALVSDDRGLKIPGAPAELETHVLPAGRVAGGPVGWVKAALAIRKGRRLGIELINEFDPAVVVGFGGYPSLPSLLAAKATGRPSVIHEQNAVLGRTNRLMASRVDAIAVAYRNIHRFPEALALKRHLTGNPVREEVIAIREEGYPPLPEDGILRLLVVGGSLGATVLSEVVPAAIAMLPRALLDRLQIVQQAREADLEAVRARYAELGVAAECAPYFADIPDRMRWAHLVIARAGASTVAELACAGRPAVFIPYPHAMDDHQTYNVADLVEAGGAVSFAQPDFTAAALAKQIQRMALEPGALEDAAARAASCGLPDATRDLADLVESLAAPPMMDVIRVGASSRSAAVAGGVAATRSGDR
- the murD gene encoding UDP-N-acetylmuramoyl-L-alanine--D-glutamate ligase → MITSRAFAGRRYAVLGLARSGLATVEALVASGAGVTAWDDREDARDEAMALGADIGNPLDIDLIGFAGVVVSPGVPLNRHPIAAHAREAHVPVIGDVELFAEARAELPPHKVVGITGTNGKSTVTALVTHMLESAGIPTLMGGNIGLPILSRDPLPEGGVYVLELSSYQIDLSHSLACDVALLTNLTPDHLDRYDGFAGYAASKARLFSLQHRDQVAIVAVDDDPSKIIAGRINHRLFRVSGKDVDPVDQMRWPALQGPHNAQNAVCAIAVCRVLGLNDEQIERGLATYKALPHRMELVGEVAGVRWYNDSKATNAASAAPALAAFPPAPDQRLHWIAGGQAKGDGLSACRPWFGHVKRAYLVGEAMDGFAAEIGDAIPVDRSGDLATAVARAAAVAEPGDIVLLSPACASFDQFKSFEERGDRFRAIVKAFGA